From a single Lolium rigidum isolate FL_2022 chromosome 7, APGP_CSIRO_Lrig_0.1, whole genome shotgun sequence genomic region:
- the LOC124676159 gene encoding short-chain dehydrogenase PC-15-like, with protein sequence MAAPMLGGEGEGQGRPVVLVTGCSEGGIGNAMARAFAAAGCAVVATARSRASMRGLEGDPRYLLLELDVGSDESARRAVGDALREFGCVDVLVNNAGVHLVAPLAEVPMDSFQQVFDTNVFGAMRMIQAVIPHMMERRKGTIVNVGSITALAPGPWAGAYSASKAALHALSDTLRVELRNFGINVMIVAPGGTKSNIGSNSADKYDQINDWKYYKAYDKSLRARTDISQGAGCVLAEDLAKRVVKMVLKKNPPAWFAYGQFTAVLTILYYVPLWFRDYFYKLVMKV encoded by the exons atggcggcgccgatgcTAGGAGGGGAGGGAGAGGGGCAGGGCCGGCCGGTGGTGCTAGTGACGGGGTGCTCGGAGGGGGGAATCGGGAACGCGATGGCGCGGGCGTTCGCGGCGGCGGGGTGCGCGGTCGTGGCCACGGCGCGGTCGCGCGCGTCCATGCGCGGGCTCGAGGGGGACCCGCGGTAcctgctgctggagctcgacgTGGGCTCCGACGAGAGCGCGCGCCGCGCCGTCGGGGACGCCCTGCGCGAGTTCGGTTGCGTCGACGTGCTCGTCAACAACGCCGGGGTTCACCTCGTCGCGCCGCTCGCCGAGGTGCCCATGGACTCCTTCCAACAGGTGTTCGACACCAATGTCTTTG GAGCAATGAGGATGATTCAAGCTGTTATTCCTCACATGATGGAAAGACGCAAAGGCACGATTGTGAATGTTGGAAGCATTACTGCCTTGGCTCCCGGACCGTGGGCTGGTGCATATTCCGCATCAAAAGCTGCTCTTCATGCATTGAGTGATACACTAAG GGTGGAATTAAGAAATTTTGgcataaatgtcatgattgttgccccAGGAGGCACTAAGTCAAATATAGGAAGTAACTCTGCAGACAAGTATGATCAAATAAACGACTGGAAGTACTACAAAGCGTACGATAAGTCACTTCGAGCCAGGACCGATATATCCCAGGGCGCCGGGTGTGTTCTGGCAGAAGACCTTGCAAAGAGAGTTGTAAAAATGGTTCTTAAGAAGAACCCTCCAGCCTGGTTCGCTTATGGCCAGTTCACTGCTGTTTTGACAATCTTGTACTATGTCCCACTGTGGTTCAGAGATTACTTCTACAAGCTGGTCATGAAAGTATAA
- the LOC124669994 gene encoding chlorophyll a-b binding protein CP24, chloroplastic-like: protein MALASTSATAVLKNPFLGARRALANAAVGAAAKPVTRRVVVVAAAVGKKSWIPAFKSDAEFIDPSWLDGSLPGDFGFDPLGLGKDPAFLKWYREAELIHGRWAMAAVLGIFVGQAYSGVAWFEAGAQPGAVAPFSFGSLLGTQLLLMGWVESKRWVDFFNPDSQSVEWATPWSRTAENFSNSTGEQGYPGGKFFDPLGLGGDTKDGVYIPDADKLDRLKLAEIKHARLAMLAMLIFYFEAGQGKTPLGALGL, encoded by the exons ATGGCgctcgcctccacctccgccaccgccgtgctCAAGAACCCGTTCCTCGGCGCGAGGCGCGCGCTCGCCAATGCCGCCGTCGGGGCCGCTGCCAAGCCCGTGACGCGCCGTGTGGTGGTTGTCGCCGCGGCCGTCGGCAAGAAGTCGTGGATCCCCGCTTTCAAGAGCGACGCCGAGTTCATCGACCCGTCCTGGCTCGATGGCTC GCTCCCCGGCGACTTCGGCTTCGACCCCCTTGGCCTCGGCAAGGACCCGGCGTTCCTCAAGTGGTACAGGGAGGCGGAGCTGATCCACGGGCGGTGGGCGATGGCGGCCGTGCTGGGCATCTTCGTCGGCCAGGCCTACAGCGGCGTGGCATGGTTCGAGGCCGGCGCGCAGCCAGGCGCGGTGGCGCCCTTCTCCTTCGGGTCCCTCCTCGGCACCCAGCTGCTGCTCATGGGGTGGGTGGAGTCCAAGCGGTGGGTCGACTTCTTCAACCCGGACTCGCAGTCCGTGGAGTGGGCCACGCCCTGGTCGCGCACCGCCGAGAACTTCTCCAACTCCACCGGCGAGCAAGGCTACCCCGGCGGCAAGTTCTTTGACCCGCTCGGCCTCGGTGGCGACACCAAGGACGGCGTCTACATCCCCGACGCCGACAAGCTCGACCGGCTCAAGCTCGCAGAGATCAAGCACGCGCGCCTCGCTATGCTCGCCATGCTCATCTTCTACTTCGAGGCCGGACAGGGCAAGACGCCGCTCGGCGCGCTCGGACTATAA